Proteins encoded by one window of Litoribacterium kuwaitense:
- a CDS encoding GatB/YqeY domain-containing protein, translated as MELLEQLNQHMKEAMKRRDKDTLAVIRMLKASYQNEAIKLGKAVLSEEEALEVLSREAKQRKDSLREFDAAGRSDLAEQTARELDIVQRYMPEQLSEQQLRELIQNIVQEVNASSSADMGKVMGAVMPKVKGKADGNAVRAIVQEELQ; from the coding sequence ATGGAATTATTAGAACAACTGAATCAGCACATGAAAGAAGCAATGAAGCGTCGAGATAAAGACACACTTGCCGTTATTCGCATGCTGAAGGCAAGCTATCAAAATGAGGCCATCAAGCTTGGGAAGGCGGTGTTGTCTGAGGAAGAGGCTTTAGAAGTTCTTTCCCGTGAGGCAAAGCAACGCAAGGACTCCCTCCGTGAGTTTGATGCAGCCGGTCGTTCTGATTTAGCAGAACAAACTGCGCGAGAGCTAGACATTGTGCAGCGATATATGCCGGAACAGCTTTCTGAACAACAATTACGAGAACTGATTCAGAATATCGTACAAGAGGTCAATGCCTCGTCCTCTGCGGACATGGGTAAAGTGATGGGCGCTGTGATGCCTAAAGTAAAAGGAAAGGCAGACGGAAATGCCGTCCGTGCTATTGTTCAAGAGGAGTTGCAATAA
- a CDS encoding 50S ribosomal protein L11 methyltransferase, with the protein MEWIELNVYVHREAVEALQYKLDELEASGIVMEDPIDMYETKDRPYGVLPKDVDPMEDPDMIDVKAYFLSTEMKRVLRRESSNFYTRLMKRFI; encoded by the coding sequence TTGGAATGGATTGAGTTAAATGTATATGTGCATCGTGAAGCCGTTGAGGCGCTACAGTATAAACTTGATGAACTTGAAGCAAGCGGTATCGTTATGGAAGATCCTATAGATATGTATGAAACGAAAGACCGTCCGTATGGCGTGCTGCCTAAAGACGTTGACCCTATGGAAGATCCCGATATGATTGATGTCAAGGCATATTTCCTGAGCACAGAGATGAAAAGAGTATTGAGAAGGGAATCAAGCAATTTTTACACCAGGTTAATGAAGAGGTTCATCTAA
- a CDS encoding 16S rRNA (uracil(1498)-N(3))-methyltransferase, translating into MQRYFSDITSPESGKRVQLNEADSFHVLQVMRQSIEDQIEIGFANQSIWKAEIEAVESKSKIVTCVLLDFIEHVTEMSIEVTIVHPLLKGDKMEWMIQKATEMGASHFHVLQAERAVVQWDEKKWDKKRVRLQTIVKEAAEQSKRQKIPSITGIDSFTQILTNAEEYDKKWVAYEEEARREGDGGLKEQCQSLMPGDRLLVMFGPEGGFSDDEISRLRAAGFDTCRLGPRILRAETAPLYILGALSYQFES; encoded by the coding sequence ATGCAGCGATATTTTAGTGACATCACCTCTCCGGAATCAGGGAAGCGTGTACAGCTAAATGAAGCAGATAGCTTTCATGTGTTGCAAGTCATGCGGCAAAGTATTGAGGATCAAATCGAAATTGGTTTTGCGAATCAATCTATTTGGAAGGCTGAAATCGAAGCTGTCGAGAGCAAAAGCAAAATTGTCACGTGTGTTCTTTTGGACTTTATTGAACATGTGACAGAAATGTCTATAGAGGTAACGATCGTTCATCCGTTGTTAAAAGGTGATAAAATGGAATGGATGATACAAAAAGCGACGGAAATGGGCGCCTCGCATTTTCATGTGCTTCAAGCTGAACGTGCAGTCGTGCAATGGGATGAGAAGAAATGGGATAAAAAAAGGGTGCGTTTGCAAACGATTGTGAAGGAAGCTGCTGAACAAAGTAAACGGCAAAAGATTCCTTCCATTACTGGGATTGACTCATTCACGCAAATTTTGACGAACGCTGAAGAATATGATAAAAAGTGGGTAGCTTACGAGGAGGAAGCCCGCCGTGAAGGAGACGGTGGACTGAAAGAACAATGTCAATCTCTCATGCCGGGCGATCGTCTTCTTGTCATGTTTGGTCCTGAAGGAGGCTTTTCAGACGATGAAATAAGCCGATTACGCGCAGCTGGCTTTGACACGTGCCGGTTGGGACCGAGAATTTTACGCGCAGAAACGGCTCCGTTATATATTCTTGGAGCTCTTTCGTATCAATTTGAATCTTAA
- the yqfC gene encoding sporulation protein YqfC produces MLSLTKKWRKWATRYLDLPADVTLDLPRITMVGHLHLYIENHKGLLVYSEQELRLRLTQGQLLVEGKEFVIKSMFHDELVLEGIIENVRYIHETL; encoded by the coding sequence GTGTTGAGTCTAACAAAGAAATGGCGCAAGTGGGCGACACGATATCTTGATTTACCGGCCGATGTTACGTTGGATCTGCCCCGGATTACGATGGTCGGACATCTGCATTTATATATAGAAAATCATAAAGGGCTGCTCGTATATTCTGAGCAAGAATTAAGACTTCGCTTGACACAGGGGCAGCTCCTCGTCGAAGGAAAAGAATTTGTTATTAAAAGTATGTTTCATGATGAGCTTGTCTTAGAAGGCATCATTGAAAATGTTCGTTATATTCATGAAACCCTTTAA
- the mtaB gene encoding tRNA (N(6)-L-threonylcarbamoyladenosine(37)-C(2))-methylthiotransferase MtaB: MPSVAFHTLGCKVNHYETEAIWQIFQSADYERTEYEKRADVYVINTCTVTNTGDKKSRQAIRKAIRRNPDAVICVTGCYAQTSPAEVMSIPGVDIVVGTQDREKMIGYIEQYKQERLPINGVGNIMKAKVYEELDVPAFTDRTRASLKIQEGCNNFCTFCIIPWARGLLRSREPEAVITQAKQLVEAGYKEIVLTGIHTGGYGEDMKDYNFAMLLKALENDVPGLKRIRISSIEASQITDEVIEVLHSSEKVVPHLHIPIQSGSDSVLKRMRRKYTMQQFADTITKLKKVFPGLAITSDVIVGFPGETEEEFMETYRFVAEHRFSELHVFPYSQRTGTPAARMDDQVDDDVKHERVRRLIALSDQLAKEYASQYEGEVVEVIPEEREKEGSEGWYVGYTDNYLKVRFQGNEDMIGNIVKVKLVKAGYPVSEGVYVRTVEDIYEQTASS; encoded by the coding sequence ATGCCTTCTGTAGCATTTCATACACTTGGCTGTAAAGTAAACCATTATGAAACTGAAGCCATCTGGCAAATATTCCAGTCTGCCGATTATGAACGGACGGAATATGAAAAGCGGGCGGATGTTTACGTTATTAACACGTGTACGGTAACAAATACAGGTGATAAAAAAAGCCGTCAAGCGATTCGTAAAGCGATTCGTAGAAATCCTGATGCAGTCATTTGCGTGACTGGGTGTTACGCGCAGACCTCACCTGCTGAAGTGATGTCCATCCCTGGGGTCGATATTGTCGTAGGTACGCAAGATCGTGAAAAGATGATCGGTTACATTGAGCAATACAAGCAGGAAAGGCTTCCGATAAATGGCGTAGGAAATATTATGAAAGCGAAAGTATACGAAGAGCTGGACGTCCCAGCGTTTACCGACCGCACGCGGGCATCGTTGAAAATTCAGGAAGGATGCAATAATTTCTGTACGTTTTGCATTATTCCGTGGGCACGTGGACTTTTGCGTTCAAGGGAGCCAGAAGCAGTGATTACTCAGGCAAAACAGCTCGTCGAAGCCGGTTATAAAGAAATTGTTCTGACTGGCATCCATACAGGCGGCTACGGTGAGGACATGAAAGACTATAATTTTGCGATGCTATTAAAGGCGCTTGAAAATGATGTGCCTGGGTTGAAACGTATCCGCATTTCGTCCATTGAAGCGAGCCAAATTACTGATGAAGTCATTGAGGTGCTTCATTCGTCTGAAAAAGTCGTCCCTCACTTACACATCCCTATCCAATCAGGGTCGGACTCGGTATTAAAACGTATGCGTCGTAAGTATACGATGCAGCAGTTTGCTGACACGATTACAAAGCTTAAAAAAGTGTTCCCTGGGCTCGCCATTACATCCGATGTCATTGTCGGTTTCCCAGGAGAGACTGAAGAAGAGTTTATGGAAACCTATCGCTTCGTTGCAGAGCATCGTTTTTCGGAGCTTCACGTATTTCCGTATTCCCAGCGTACAGGAACGCCCGCAGCTCGTATGGATGATCAGGTCGACGATGACGTCAAGCATGAGCGAGTCCGTCGTTTAATTGCACTTTCTGATCAGCTGGCAAAAGAGTACGCCTCACAATATGAAGGTGAAGTCGTTGAAGTGATCCCAGAAGAGCGAGAAAAAGAAGGCTCCGAAGGCTGGTATGTCGGATATACGGACAACTATTTAAAAGTCCGCTTTCAAGGGAACGAAGACATGATTGGCAATATCGTGAAAGTTAAGCTCGTAAAAGCAGGTTATCCAGTGAGCGAAGGCGTTTATGTTCGCACTGTTGAAGACATTTATGAGCAAACCGCGTCGTCATAA
- the deoC gene encoding deoxyribose-phosphate aldolase, with protein MSRNFAEKIDHTLLKATATKDDILKLCKEAADYQFFSVCVNPIWVSTAKKALEGTDVRVCTVVGFPLGASPASVKAFETKQAIAEGADEIDMVIPIGAFLSGDNDTTYTHIAAVKEAAGDRIVKVILETSYLTDEDIVQGCELSVKAGADFVKTSTGFSDGGATLKHVSLMKGAVREQAKVKASGGIRDRQTMQAMVEVGADRVGASASVAIVTSS; from the coding sequence ATGAGCCGGAATTTTGCTGAAAAAATTGACCATACACTTCTAAAGGCTACAGCAACAAAAGATGATATCTTAAAGCTTTGTAAAGAAGCAGCAGATTATCAATTCTTTTCTGTTTGTGTTAATCCAATCTGGGTGTCGACAGCCAAAAAAGCGTTAGAAGGTACTGACGTGCGCGTTTGTACAGTTGTCGGTTTTCCATTAGGTGCCAGTCCTGCTTCAGTCAAAGCTTTCGAGACGAAGCAAGCGATCGCTGAAGGTGCAGATGAGATTGATATGGTCATTCCAATTGGTGCTTTTCTGTCAGGAGACAATGACACGACCTATACACATATTGCGGCTGTCAAAGAAGCTGCAGGAGACCGAATCGTCAAAGTAATCCTTGAAACCTCCTATTTAACTGATGAAGACATTGTGCAGGGCTGCGAGCTAAGTGTGAAAGCTGGAGCCGATTTTGTCAAAACATCGACTGGGTTTTCTGATGGCGGGGCGACCTTGAAGCATGTCTCATTAATGAAAGGTGCTGTAAGAGAGCAGGCAAAAGTAAAAGCTTCCGGTGGCATTCGCGATCGACAAACGATGCAGGCAATGGTTGAAGTCGGTGCCGATCGCGTCGGAGCAAGCGCATCTGTCGCTATTGTCACTTCAAGTTAA
- a CDS encoding Na/Pi symporter — protein sequence MYPLIIEFAVFISLFLFGMTLLRTGLLFAGENRTANWLESVTNNPINSVFVGTIASALLQSSSALLVMTVALVAAKQLRFSNAVGIVLGANIGTTVTLEILAFRADAMTVPLLVAGAFFLMTGKKRWMLPGSIAFGLGCMLVSMNGFGQMANDLLGFIDQVMSIEEATYGQSFLAGNIATIIIQSSSAALAIVMTMLETDGLSLDLALSFMLGTNIGTCATAFLASIGAGRAAFYVALSHLAINVLGAIIFYPILGAFTDISMALATAPSAQLAHASVIYNIVTSVVALPLLWPLAKMIEKQFNLK from the coding sequence ATGTACCCTTTAATCATTGAATTTGCTGTCTTTATCTCTTTGTTTTTATTTGGTATGACTTTACTCCGGACAGGCCTTTTATTTGCGGGAGAAAACCGAACAGCAAACTGGCTGGAGTCCGTGACAAACAATCCGATCAATAGTGTTTTTGTAGGAACAATTGCATCTGCCTTGCTACAAAGCAGTTCAGCGCTTCTCGTCATGACTGTTGCTCTCGTCGCAGCAAAACAGCTACGCTTTTCAAATGCTGTCGGTATCGTGCTGGGAGCGAACATCGGAACGACTGTAACCCTTGAAATTTTAGCATTTCGTGCGGATGCAATGACTGTACCGTTGCTTGTCGCAGGTGCATTCTTTTTAATGACCGGGAAAAAACGATGGATGCTGCCCGGTTCAATCGCATTTGGACTTGGTTGTATGCTCGTATCGATGAACGGCTTTGGGCAAATGGCTAATGATCTCCTCGGTTTCATTGACCAAGTGATGAGTATCGAAGAAGCGACCTATGGACAAAGCTTTTTGGCTGGGAATATTGCTACAATCATTATCCAATCGAGTTCGGCAGCGCTCGCCATTGTGATGACGATGCTCGAAACCGACGGCCTTTCCCTCGACCTCGCTTTATCTTTTATGCTCGGAACAAACATTGGCACATGCGCTACAGCATTCCTTGCTTCAATCGGAGCTGGACGGGCAGCCTTTTATGTTGCTTTAAGCCACCTCGCTATTAACGTGCTGGGCGCGATCATCTTTTACCCAATCCTCGGCGCGTTTACCGATATTTCAATGGCCTTGGCAACGGCACCGTCTGCCCAGCTTGCTCATGCCAGTGTCATATACAATATCGTGACGTCAGTTGTAGCTCTTCCGCTATTATGGCCACTGGCAAAAATGATTGAAAAACAGTTTAACTTGAAGTGA
- the yqfD gene encoding sporulation protein YqfD gives MKDWSEIRGYVTVKLQGQGIERLVNQCVRDGMKVWGIQKPEEQFWLLRIYTKDISRFRRHVRGTGIKVYFQQKHGTANVRQWYRAQWGIVIGVFAFIALLIVLSNRLWGIEISGASPENEHQIRLALDELGVETGSSFFSIPTPEVIQKNVLDALDTAVWIGVQRKGTIFHIQVAEKEPLKERETYTPGHLVATKKGVIVRMFVEKGKAVVDLHDYVKKGQLLVSGQVGDGEKASMTSARGAIFAETWYRTTVETPMQKSISTLTGEHYTKRYLHVGPWRVQFTGFFTEPFSGEFLEEQVTPVYVGPWKLPISLEENVAYEAEEETVELAAKEAKEAALERSRTELLQTLGKDAEIIEEKVLHEQTENGKVKLSLHFRVVENIAEPKPIVQGD, from the coding sequence GTGAAAGATTGGAGCGAAATTCGTGGGTATGTGACCGTAAAGCTGCAAGGACAAGGAATTGAGCGCTTAGTGAACCAGTGTGTTCGAGATGGCATGAAGGTTTGGGGGATTCAAAAGCCAGAGGAGCAATTCTGGCTTTTGCGTATCTATACAAAAGATATTTCCCGTTTTCGGAGGCATGTTCGCGGGACAGGCATAAAAGTGTATTTTCAACAAAAACACGGTACAGCCAATGTAAGACAATGGTATCGAGCACAATGGGGAATTGTGATTGGCGTATTTGCCTTCATCGCCTTGCTTATTGTTTTATCAAATCGGTTGTGGGGGATTGAGATTTCAGGCGCTTCACCTGAAAATGAGCACCAAATTAGACTCGCGTTAGACGAATTAGGTGTTGAAACAGGCAGCTCTTTTTTCTCAATACCTACACCGGAAGTGATTCAGAAGAATGTGCTAGATGCTTTGGACACAGCGGTTTGGATTGGTGTACAAAGGAAGGGCACAATTTTTCATATTCAGGTTGCGGAGAAAGAACCGTTAAAAGAACGGGAGACATATACACCTGGACATCTTGTTGCCACAAAAAAAGGTGTCATTGTCCGTATGTTCGTTGAAAAAGGGAAGGCTGTGGTCGATTTGCATGACTACGTTAAAAAGGGACAACTTCTCGTTTCAGGACAAGTAGGTGATGGGGAGAAGGCGTCAATGACGAGTGCTAGGGGAGCGATTTTTGCAGAAACATGGTATCGAACGACGGTAGAGACACCGATGCAAAAGAGCATCTCGACGCTCACTGGAGAGCATTACACAAAAAGGTATCTACACGTAGGACCGTGGCGAGTACAATTCACAGGGTTTTTTACTGAACCATTTTCTGGCGAATTTTTAGAGGAACAGGTCACACCTGTTTATGTCGGTCCGTGGAAGTTGCCTATATCTCTGGAAGAAAACGTCGCGTATGAGGCGGAAGAAGAGACGGTTGAGCTCGCTGCTAAAGAAGCGAAGGAGGCAGCGTTGGAGCGTTCGCGTACTGAACTTTTACAAACTTTAGGAAAAGATGCGGAGATCATTGAAGAAAAAGTTTTGCACGAGCAGACGGAGAATGGTAAAGTGAAATTGTCTTTACATTTTCGAGTGGTGGAAAACATTGCTGAACCAAAACCTATTGTTCAAGGAGACTGA
- the prmA gene encoding 50S ribosomal protein L11 methyltransferase — protein sequence MKVERIPEKNWEESWKTYYHPIRLTDRVIVEPPWEAFQGDADVRIVMDPGMAFGTGTHATTALCVQMIDRFLKPEDRVIDVGTGSGILAIAAAQLGAHDVRAYDIDEVAVKVARQNVAENKVDSLISVEKNHLLHGIEDRAQLIVANILAEIIVDLAPDVARILAPDGVFIASGIIEDKKQMVADSLRGNGLDVFEEALEEGWVALVSRKGSK from the coding sequence ATCAAAGTAGAGAGAATTCCTGAAAAAAATTGGGAAGAGTCATGGAAAACGTATTACCATCCGATCCGTTTGACTGATCGAGTGATTGTAGAGCCACCGTGGGAAGCCTTCCAAGGAGACGCGGATGTCCGTATTGTCATGGATCCAGGGATGGCTTTTGGTACTGGCACTCATGCTACGACGGCTTTATGTGTTCAGATGATTGATCGATTTTTAAAGCCAGAAGATCGAGTCATAGATGTTGGCACGGGCTCAGGAATATTAGCCATTGCCGCGGCGCAATTAGGAGCACATGACGTCCGGGCATATGATATTGATGAAGTGGCTGTCAAGGTTGCTCGGCAAAATGTTGCTGAAAATAAAGTAGACAGCCTCATTTCGGTAGAGAAAAATCATTTGCTCCATGGAATTGAAGATCGTGCACAGTTGATCGTTGCTAACATTCTTGCTGAAATCATCGTTGACCTTGCACCTGACGTCGCTCGTATACTTGCTCCAGATGGTGTGTTTATCGCTTCTGGTATTATTGAAGATAAAAAGCAAATGGTTGCTGACAGCTTACGAGGGAATGGGCTAGACGTCTTCGAAGAAGCACTTGAAGAAGGCTGGGTTGCATTGGTTAGCAGGAAAGGAAGCAAATGA
- a CDS encoding HD family phosphohydrolase: MKKWKPLFSKRVQQLQKRFGFVLFAAILAIVTYAATFTNIQPEKLDVSLFSVAPKDIYSPVTTEDEEATEAKVEEALSKVENQYTLKRDYAQNQVDTLSKLFQAIENERTAAKEAQEAAEDEASKKDNPDHQKEDKAEATAEEAVTVKDVKDQLSPDVYGEFSQETIKGLLDTTPEQLEIARDASITSVHRVMEQRIAVENLEERKEEVRREISYTSLPQALKQTVSDLAAGMIIPNYVYDPQETSKQRQEIRDDIEPVMIQMGQLIVKEGQLIDREIYRMLELVGVLDQSTNLLPFIGLALLTVLLAVLIVYYAKDLKDATRSVQVYQYIYLIIFSVVLLMMKIISFIQPENQDQLGLLVPVAAGTMLIKLLINNRMAVITSIALAFTGSLIFSGSVPGNFNYDLFLYYLASGLAGTLFLSKRNQRSQILQAGLIVAFINAVVVTALTFVGYDQVSDLLLGVGLAIISGVASSILTLGLLPFFEAGFGVLSTIKLIELSSPNHPLLRKILVETPGTYHHSVMVANLSEAACEAVGANGLLARVGSYYHDIGKTKRPHFFIENQMGMENPHNKIAPQLSKTIITAHATDGAEMLRSHKMPKEIVDIAAQHHGTTLLKYFYHQANEQADKEISEAEFRYIGPKAQTKEVAIIGICDSVEAAVRSLSKPNPNKIETIVRSIISDRLQDGQFDECDLTLKELDQVARSICETLKGIFHSRIEYPDMAKKKVK, from the coding sequence ATGAAAAAATGGAAACCATTATTTTCAAAACGTGTTCAACAGCTTCAAAAACGATTCGGATTTGTATTGTTTGCTGCTATCCTCGCCATCGTGACGTATGCAGCTACTTTTACAAATATACAACCAGAAAAGCTTGACGTCAGTTTGTTTTCTGTTGCACCAAAAGATATTTATTCGCCTGTGACAACAGAAGATGAAGAAGCGACAGAAGCGAAGGTTGAAGAAGCACTTTCTAAAGTAGAGAATCAATATACTCTAAAGAGGGATTATGCACAAAATCAAGTCGATACGTTATCGAAGTTGTTTCAAGCGATCGAAAATGAGCGCACAGCGGCGAAGGAAGCACAGGAAGCGGCGGAAGACGAAGCGTCGAAAAAAGATAATCCTGATCATCAAAAAGAAGACAAGGCAGAAGCCACTGCTGAAGAGGCTGTAACAGTAAAAGATGTCAAGGATCAGTTGTCACCTGATGTTTATGGCGAATTTTCACAGGAAACCATTAAAGGTTTGTTGGATACAACACCTGAGCAGTTAGAAATCGCACGCGATGCGAGCATCACATCTGTTCATCGTGTCATGGAGCAACGTATCGCCGTTGAAAATTTAGAAGAACGCAAAGAAGAGGTACGCCGAGAAATATCTTATACAAGCTTACCGCAAGCGTTAAAACAGACTGTCTCAGATTTGGCGGCGGGAATGATTATTCCAAACTACGTGTATGACCCACAAGAAACGTCGAAACAACGGCAGGAAATTCGTGACGATATTGAGCCAGTTATGATCCAGATGGGTCAGCTGATCGTTAAAGAAGGTCAGCTCATTGATCGGGAAATCTATCGGATGTTAGAGCTCGTAGGTGTTCTTGATCAGTCGACAAATTTACTCCCTTTTATTGGACTTGCCTTATTAACGGTTCTTCTTGCTGTACTTATTGTGTATTACGCAAAAGACCTAAAAGATGCTACGCGATCCGTCCAAGTGTATCAATACATCTATTTAATTATATTTTCTGTCGTGCTACTTATGATGAAAATCATTAGTTTTATTCAGCCTGAAAATCAAGATCAGCTTGGGCTCCTTGTGCCGGTAGCTGCAGGCACAATGCTAATTAAGTTACTCATTAACAATCGAATGGCAGTCATTACAAGTATCGCACTTGCATTTACAGGTAGCCTCATATTTAGCGGCAGTGTGCCAGGGAATTTTAATTATGACTTATTTTTGTATTACTTAGCCAGCGGATTAGCAGGTACACTCTTTTTAAGCAAGCGAAACCAGCGTTCGCAAATTTTACAAGCAGGGCTCATTGTTGCTTTTATTAACGCAGTCGTCGTCACAGCATTAACGTTCGTAGGCTATGATCAGGTAAGTGATTTATTGCTAGGTGTCGGACTTGCGATTATTTCCGGAGTCGCTTCATCGATTTTAACGCTCGGCCTGTTACCTTTTTTTGAAGCAGGATTTGGCGTTCTCTCGACGATTAAACTCATTGAACTATCGAGTCCGAACCATCCACTGCTTCGTAAAATTTTAGTCGAAACTCCTGGTACTTATCATCATAGCGTGATGGTGGCTAATCTTTCCGAAGCAGCTTGTGAAGCAGTCGGAGCCAATGGATTACTTGCACGTGTAGGAAGCTATTATCATGATATCGGCAAAACGAAGCGTCCACACTTTTTTATTGAAAATCAAATGGGAATGGAAAACCCGCATAATAAAATTGCTCCTCAATTAAGTAAAACAATTATTACGGCCCATGCGACCGATGGCGCAGAGATGCTGAGATCGCATAAAATGCCTAAAGAAATTGTTGATATTGCAGCTCAGCATCACGGAACGACGCTCCTTAAGTATTTTTACCATCAGGCCAATGAGCAAGCTGATAAAGAAATTTCCGAAGCCGAATTTCGCTATATAGGACCAAAAGCGCAGACGAAGGAAGTGGCAATCATTGGTATTTGTGACTCGGTTGAAGCAGCTGTTCGTTCATTGTCGAAGCCGAATCCAAATAAAATCGAGACCATCGTTCGGTCTATTATTTCGGATCGCTTACAGGATGGTCAGTTTGATGAATGTGATTTGACGTTAAAAGAACTCGATCAAGTTGCACGGTCCATTTGTGAAACGTTAAAAGGGATATTCCATTCAAGAATTGAATACCCCGATATGGCAAAGAAAAAGGTGAAATAA
- the rpsU gene encoding 30S ribosomal protein S21 has translation MANGTRVKPNESLEDALRRFKKNVSKSGTMAEVRKREYYDKPSVKRKKKSEAARKRKF, from the coding sequence ATGGCAAACGGAACTCGTGTGAAACCGAACGAATCTTTAGAGGATGCTCTCCGCCGTTTTAAGAAAAACGTTTCTAAAAGTGGCACAATGGCAGAAGTTCGTAAGCGGGAATATTACGATAAGCCAAGCGTGAAACGTAAGAAGAAATCGGAAGCGGCTAGAAAGCGCAAATTCTAG
- the floA gene encoding flotillin-like protein FloA (flotillin-like protein involved in membrane lipid rafts), giving the protein MGLESIGPLILIAVAVIVIAILFTLVPVTLWISAIAAGVRISIFTLIGMRLRRVIPRRVVNPLIKASKAGLDVNTNQLESHYLAGGNVDRVVNALIAAQRANIELSFERCAAIDLAGRDVLEAVQMSVNPKVIETPFIAGVAMDGIEIKAKSRITVRANIDRLVGGAGEDTVIARVGEGIVSTIGSSDNHKKVLEHPDLISQTVLKKGLDAGTAFEILSIDIADLDIGKNIGAVLQTDQAEADKNIAQAKAEERRAMAVAKEQEMMASVQEMRAKVVEAEAEVPLALAEALRSGKIGVMDYMNYKNIDADTDMRDAIGKLNKEGEEEE; this is encoded by the coding sequence ATGGGACTTGAATCAATTGGCCCGTTAATTTTAATTGCTGTTGCTGTTATCGTCATCGCTATTTTGTTTACACTTGTGCCGGTAACACTGTGGATTTCTGCTATTGCTGCTGGCGTAAGGATTAGTATTTTTACTTTAATCGGAATGCGGTTACGTCGCGTTATTCCTAGGCGTGTTGTTAATCCGTTGATTAAAGCGTCAAAAGCAGGACTTGATGTCAATACAAATCAGCTTGAGAGTCATTATCTTGCTGGTGGGAATGTCGATCGCGTCGTCAACGCCTTGATCGCCGCCCAAAGAGCGAATATTGAGCTGAGCTTTGAGCGTTGTGCAGCTATTGACCTCGCTGGTCGAGACGTCCTAGAAGCTGTGCAAATGAGCGTTAACCCAAAAGTCATTGAGACGCCTTTTATTGCCGGTGTAGCAATGGATGGTATTGAAATTAAGGCGAAATCGCGTATTACCGTCCGAGCGAACATTGACCGCTTAGTCGGGGGTGCCGGAGAAGATACCGTTATTGCACGTGTCGGAGAGGGGATTGTTTCTACAATCGGTTCAAGTGATAATCATAAGAAAGTGTTAGAGCATCCTGATTTGATTTCACAAACGGTTTTGAAAAAAGGTCTGGATGCCGGTACAGCATTTGAAATTTTGTCCATTGACATTGCGGACTTAGACATTGGTAAAAACATCGGTGCTGTTCTGCAAACCGATCAGGCAGAAGCCGACAAAAATATTGCGCAAGCGAAGGCTGAAGAACGTCGTGCGATGGCCGTTGCGAAAGAGCAAGAAATGATGGCTAGCGTTCAAGAAATGCGTGCTAAAGTTGTCGAAGCTGAAGCTGAGGTTCCACTGGCACTTGCAGAAGCATTACGCTCTGGAAAAATAGGTGTCATGGACTACATGAACTATAAAAATATTGATGCTGACACCGATATGCGTGATGCAATTGGGAAGTTGAATAAAGAAGGAGAGGAAGAAGAATAA
- the ybeY gene encoding rRNA maturation RNase YbeY — MNIDVIDETGALGEQELLAFEELLTYCAKQMNVPSESEMSLSFVDDEAIQSLNATYRQKNVPTDVLSFAMQETLPEDTYEAQIDEPMLLGDVVVSLDTAKRQAEEYGHSLERELSFLTVHGLLHLLGYDHMNEADEREMFKLQEALLSGYGIERTGES; from the coding sequence ATGAATATTGATGTCATTGATGAGACTGGCGCATTAGGTGAGCAAGAGCTTTTGGCGTTTGAAGAGCTTCTCACCTATTGTGCGAAACAGATGAACGTCCCTTCGGAAAGTGAAATGTCTTTAAGCTTTGTGGATGATGAGGCTATCCAATCGTTAAATGCTACGTATCGCCAAAAAAATGTACCGACCGATGTTCTTTCTTTTGCTATGCAGGAGACTCTTCCTGAAGATACATATGAGGCGCAAATAGATGAACCGATGTTACTTGGTGATGTTGTCGTCTCGCTTGACACAGCGAAACGTCAGGCGGAAGAGTATGGTCATAGTTTAGAGAGGGAACTGTCTTTCCTAACCGTTCACGGACTTTTGCATTTATTAGGGTATGATCATATGAACGAAGCGGATGAGCGTGAAATGTTCAAACTACAGGAGGCGCTTTTAAGTGGCTATGGGATCGAGAGAACCGGGGAATCGTAG